Proteins from a genomic interval of Prevotella sp. E13-27:
- a CDS encoding SulP family inorganic anion transporter, translated as MKTLDFKPKMVSALKNYNRQTFMADLMAGVIVGIVALPLAIAFGIASGVSPEKGIITAIVAGFAISALGGSKVQIGGPTGAFIVIVAGIISQYGIQGLTIATLMAGVFLIGFGLLRLGTIIKYIPYPIIVGFTSGIAVTIFTTQIKDLFGMQMGNVPSDFIEKWIAYFQNLGNIDPWSTLVGLVSVVIIGITPKFSKRVPGSLVAIIVMTVAVLLLKQYAGVTSIETIGDRFSINSQLPDAVVPELSWEVIKGLVGPAMTIAILGAIESLLSATVADGVIGDHHNSNTELIGQGVANIVSPLFGGIPATGAIARTMTNINNGGRTPIAGIIHAVVLLLIFLFLMPLAQYIPMACLAGVLVVVSYGMSGWRSFLALTRNPKSDVTVLLLTFFLTIIFDLTIAIEVGLICACLLFMRRMSETTDVKAVYDEIDLNEDADMERGNLEHLTIPQGVEVYEINGPYFFGAGNRFEDIMSRYGDRPKVRIIRMRKVPFIDSTGLHNLENMCLMSQKEGITVVLSGVVSKVEEVLKRNHFDQLLGEENICNHIDLALARAKEIVSK; from the coding sequence ATGAAGACATTAGATTTTAAGCCGAAGATGGTTTCGGCTCTAAAGAACTACAACAGGCAGACGTTCATGGCTGACCTGATGGCAGGTGTCATCGTGGGTATCGTGGCATTGCCTTTGGCTATTGCCTTCGGTATTGCCAGTGGCGTGTCGCCAGAGAAGGGTATCATCACAGCCATCGTAGCAGGCTTCGCCATCTCGGCACTGGGCGGAAGTAAGGTGCAGATAGGCGGACCTACAGGCGCTTTCATCGTCATAGTGGCAGGCATCATCAGCCAGTATGGCATTCAGGGACTAACCATTGCCACTCTTATGGCAGGCGTGTTCCTCATAGGTTTCGGACTGCTGCGACTGGGCACCATCATCAAGTATATTCCTTATCCTATCATCGTAGGATTCACTAGTGGTATTGCTGTAACCATCTTCACCACGCAAATAAAGGATTTGTTTGGCATGCAGATGGGTAATGTGCCTAGCGATTTCATTGAGAAGTGGATTGCCTATTTCCAGAATCTTGGCAATATAGACCCTTGGAGCACACTGGTAGGATTGGTAAGCGTGGTGATTATTGGCATAACCCCAAAGTTCAGCAAGCGAGTACCTGGCTCATTGGTAGCTATCATTGTAATGACTGTGGCTGTGCTGTTGCTAAAGCAGTATGCAGGCGTTACATCGATTGAGACTATTGGCGATCGTTTCAGCATCAACTCTCAGCTGCCCGATGCCGTTGTTCCTGAACTTTCATGGGAAGTGATCAAGGGACTTGTAGGTCCAGCAATGACCATTGCTATTCTTGGCGCTATTGAGTCGCTGCTCTCGGCAACTGTTGCCGATGGTGTTATTGGTGACCATCATAACTCAAACACAGAGCTTATAGGTCAAGGCGTAGCAAATATCGTGTCACCTCTCTTCGGAGGTATTCCTGCTACAGGTGCCATAGCACGTACGATGACCAACATCAATAATGGTGGTCGCACTCCAATAGCTGGCATCATCCATGCTGTCGTGCTGCTGCTCATCTTCCTGTTCCTCATGCCTCTGGCACAATATATCCCAATGGCATGTTTGGCTGGTGTGCTTGTCGTAGTGAGCTATGGCATGAGCGGATGGCGATCGTTCCTTGCCTTGACACGTAATCCAAAGAGCGATGTTACCGTTCTCCTGCTTACATTCTTCCTTACCATCATCTTCGACCTCACCATTGCTATTGAGGTGGGACTCATCTGCGCTTGTCTGCTCTTCATGCGCCGCATGTCTGAGACTACCGATGTGAAGGCTGTCTATGACGAGATTGACCTGAATGAGGATGCTGATATGGAGCGTGGCAACCTTGAGCACCTCACCATTCCTCAGGGTGTTGAGGTCTATGAGATAAATGGCCCTTACTTCTTTGGAGCAGGTAACCGTTTCGAGGATATCATGAGTCGTTATGGAGATCGTCCTAAGGTTCGTATCATCCGCATGCGTAAGGTTCCGTTCATTGACTCTACTGGTCTGCATAATCTTGAGAATATGTGTCTGATGAGTCAGAAAGAAGGTATTACCGTAGTCCTCTCGGGTGTCGTTTCTAAGGTTGAGGAAGTGCTGAAACGCAATCATTTCGACCAGCTGCTTGGTGAAGAGAATATATGTAATCATATTGACCTCGCACTTGCAAGAGCCAAAGAGATTGTAAGCAAATAA
- the gap gene encoding type I glyceraldehyde-3-phosphate dehydrogenase, with amino-acid sequence MTKVAINGFGRIGRLAFRQMFEAEGYEVVAINDLTSPKMLAHLLKYDTAQGGFCGKFGENKHTVEAGEDYIVVDGKKITIYAIPNAAELPWGKLDVDVVLECTGFYTSKEKASAHLTAGAKKVVISAPAGNDLPTIVYNVNHKTLTPADTVISAASCTTNCLAPMTKALNDFAPIQSGIMTTVHAYTGDQMILDGPQRKGDVQRARAGAQNIVPNSTGAAKAIGLVIPELNGKLIGAAQRVPTPTGSTTILHAVVKGEVTVEGINAAMKAATNESFGYTEEKLVSSDIIGMKFGSLFDANQTMVSKIGDGNSLVQVVAWYDNENSYTSQMVRTIKYLAELK; translated from the coding sequence ATGACAAAAGTTGCAATTAACGGTTTCGGCCGTATTGGTCGCCTCGCATTCCGTCAGATGTTCGAGGCTGAAGGTTATGAAGTAGTAGCAATCAACGACTTGACCAGCCCAAAGATGCTGGCTCATCTGCTGAAGTATGACACCGCTCAGGGTGGTTTCTGTGGCAAGTTCGGTGAGAACAAGCACACTGTAGAGGCTGGTGAGGACTACATCGTAGTTGATGGCAAGAAGATCACTATCTACGCTATTCCTAACGCTGCTGAGCTGCCTTGGGGCAAGCTGGACGTAGACGTTGTTCTGGAGTGCACAGGTTTCTATACTTCTAAGGAGAAGGCTTCTGCTCACCTGACAGCTGGTGCAAAGAAGGTTGTTATCTCTGCTCCTGCTGGCAACGATCTGCCCACCATCGTTTACAACGTTAACCACAAGACTCTGACTCCTGCTGACACTGTTATCTCAGCTGCTTCTTGTACAACAAACTGCCTTGCTCCTATGACCAAGGCTCTGAACGATTTCGCTCCTATCCAGAGCGGTATCATGACCACCGTTCACGCTTACACTGGCGACCAGATGATTCTCGACGGTCCTCAGCGCAAGGGTGATGTTCAGCGCGCTCGTGCTGGTGCTCAGAACATCGTTCCTAACTCAACTGGTGCTGCTAAGGCTATCGGTCTCGTTATCCCAGAGCTGAATGGTAAGCTGATCGGTGCTGCTCAGCGCGTTCCAACTCCTACAGGTTCTACCACTATCCTGCACGCTGTTGTTAAGGGTGAGGTAACTGTTGAGGGTATCAACGCTGCCATGAAGGCTGCTACCAACGAGAGCTTCGGTTACACTGAGGAGAAGCTCGTTTCTAGCGACATCATCGGTATGAAGTTCGGTTCTCTGTTCGACGCTAACCAGACAATGGTAAGCAAGATCGGCGATGGCAACTCTCTCGTACAGGTTGTTGCTTGGTACGACAATGAGAACTCTTACACTTCTCAGATGGTTCGTACTATCAAGTACCTCGCAGAGCTCAAATAA
- the guaA gene encoding glutamine-hydrolyzing GMP synthase — protein MQQKIIILDFGSQTTQLIGRRVRELDTFCEILPYNKFPKDDPTVIGVILSGSPYSVHDPEAFKVDLSQFVGRLPVLGICYGAQFISHTLGGKVEKADSREYGRAHLQTVDTTNPLFKGFEPNSQVWMSHGDTITSIPNDFEVIGSTKDVKNAAFWCAPDTKLSTLNSQLSTGIWAVQFHPEVFHTIQGTQLLKNFVVDICGSKQEWSAASFVDTTVAELKGQLGQDRVILGLSGGVDSSVAAVLLNEAIGDRLTCIFVDHGMLRKNEFTQVMEDYKVLGLNVIGVDASEKFFGDLAGITDPEQKRKIIGRDFVEVFNAEAKKITDAKWLAQGTIYPDRIESLNITGKVIKSHHNVGGLPKEMNLQLCEPLKWLFKDEVRRVGRQLGMPEHLITRHPFPGPGLAVRILGDITPEKVRILQDADDIYIRGLREYKVKLSGEEARKVLAAGVPAQMEDGEIEVSLYDQIWQAGTVLLSTVRSVGVMGDERTYEHPVALRAVTSTDAMTADWAHLPYDFMAKVSNEIINKVRGVNRVCYDISSKPPATIEWE, from the coding sequence ATGCAACAGAAGATTATCATTCTTGATTTCGGTTCGCAGACCACGCAGCTCATTGGTCGTCGCGTGCGCGAACTGGACACCTTCTGCGAGATTCTTCCGTACAACAAGTTCCCCAAAGATGACCCAACAGTGATTGGAGTCATACTGAGCGGTTCTCCCTACTCGGTTCACGACCCCGAGGCGTTCAAGGTTGACTTGAGCCAGTTCGTAGGTCGCCTTCCTGTATTGGGTATCTGCTACGGAGCACAGTTCATCTCGCACACACTTGGCGGCAAGGTTGAAAAGGCTGACAGCCGCGAGTATGGTCGTGCCCACCTGCAGACCGTTGACACTACCAACCCTCTGTTCAAGGGCTTTGAACCAAACTCACAGGTATGGATGAGTCATGGTGACACCATCACCTCAATCCCAAATGACTTTGAGGTTATTGGTTCTACAAAAGATGTAAAGAACGCTGCATTCTGGTGTGCTCCTGACACAAAACTCTCAACTCTCAACTCTCAACTCTCAACTGGCATTTGGGCTGTACAGTTCCATCCGGAGGTTTTCCACACTATTCAGGGTACACAGCTCCTGAAGAACTTTGTTGTTGACATCTGCGGAAGTAAGCAAGAGTGGAGCGCTGCATCGTTTGTTGACACAACGGTGGCAGAACTTAAAGGTCAACTTGGACAAGACCGTGTAATCCTCGGACTCTCTGGCGGTGTTGACTCAAGCGTGGCTGCCGTACTTCTGAACGAAGCCATCGGCGACCGTCTGACATGTATCTTCGTTGACCACGGTATGCTACGCAAGAACGAGTTCACGCAGGTCATGGAAGACTACAAGGTTCTTGGTCTGAACGTTATCGGCGTTGATGCAAGCGAGAAATTCTTCGGTGATCTTGCCGGCATCACCGATCCAGAGCAGAAGCGCAAGATTATTGGTCGCGACTTCGTAGAGGTGTTCAATGCTGAAGCAAAAAAGATTACCGATGCTAAGTGGCTGGCTCAGGGAACCATCTATCCAGACCGCATTGAGAGCCTCAACATAACAGGTAAGGTCATCAAGAGCCACCACAACGTAGGCGGACTGCCAAAGGAGATGAATCTCCAGCTATGTGAGCCACTGAAGTGGCTGTTCAAAGACGAGGTACGCCGCGTAGGTCGCCAGTTAGGTATGCCAGAGCACCTCATCACACGTCACCCCTTCCCTGGTCCAGGTCTTGCTGTGCGTATACTTGGTGATATCACGCCAGAGAAAGTTCGCATTCTGCAAGATGCCGATGACATTTATATCCGAGGACTTCGCGAGTATAAAGTTAAACTGAGCGGTGAGGAAGCACGTAAGGTATTGGCAGCTGGAGTACCTGCACAGATGGAGGATGGCGAGATAGAGGTTTCACTCTACGACCAGATATGGCAGGCTGGCACGGTACTGCTTTCTACCGTCCGTTCCGTAGGTGTTATGGGCGATGAGCGCACATACGAACATCCTGTTGCTTTGCGTGCCGTAACATCAACCGATGCTATGACAGCCGACTGGGCTCACCTACCCTATGACTTCATGGCAAAAGTGTCTAACGAGATAATAAATAAGGTACGCGGAGTGAATCGCGTTTGCTATGACATCTCGTCAAAACCACCTGCAACAATTGAGTGGGAATAG
- the mscL gene encoding large-conductance mechanosensitive channel protein MscL, with amino-acid sequence MGFVKEFKEFAMRGNVMDMAVGVIIGGAFGKIVSSLVNDVIMPPIGWLIGGVDFTDLSVKLPVNPLTPDKDPVTINYGQFLQTTLDFIIVAFCIFLLIKGVNKLTNLKKKEEEAAAPAPEEPKGPTQEELLTEIRDLLKQK; translated from the coding sequence ATGGGATTTGTAAAAGAATTTAAGGAATTTGCCATGCGTGGCAACGTTATGGACATGGCTGTCGGTGTTATCATTGGCGGTGCATTCGGCAAGATTGTGAGTTCATTGGTAAATGATGTTATCATGCCTCCTATCGGATGGCTCATTGGTGGTGTTGACTTCACAGACCTAAGCGTGAAGCTGCCTGTTAATCCGCTCACACCTGATAAGGATCCTGTTACCATTAACTACGGACAGTTCCTGCAGACCACGCTTGACTTCATCATCGTGGCTTTCTGTATTTTCCTGCTCATCAAGGGTGTTAACAAGCTGACGAACCTTAAGAAGAAGGAGGAAGAGGCTGCTGCTCCTGCTCCAGAGGAGCCAAAGGGACCCACTCAGGAGGAATTGCTCACTGAGATTCGCGACCTGCTGAAGCAGAAGTAA
- a CDS encoding sensor histidine kinase: MILTHSRSAVRSLTMLLNNAQKFLGKPHAKASGTVELRIELSHQASVVQFIVEDTGIGVPSQEAEHIFDEFVQLNNYYDGTGIGLTVARNSVRRIGGEIVLDTTYQTGARFVMSLPL; encoded by the coding sequence GTGATTCTTACCCATTCTCGTTCAGCTGTTCGCTCTTTAACCATGTTGCTTAACAACGCTCAGAAATTCCTTGGAAAGCCACATGCCAAGGCATCAGGAACTGTTGAGCTTCGTATAGAGTTGAGCCACCAGGCCTCTGTTGTTCAATTTATTGTTGAAGATACTGGTATTGGCGTTCCTTCACAAGAAGCTGAACACATTTTTGATGAGTTCGTCCAACTGAACAATTATTACGATGGAACGGGCATCGGTCTTACTGTGGCTCGCAATTCCGTTCGTCGCATTGGCGGTGAAATTGTCTTGGATACCACTTATCAGACTGGTGCCCGTTTCGTTATGTCACTTCCTTTGTAG
- a CDS encoding heavy metal translocating P-type ATPase — MSHEHQHNNEHECCCHEHHHEHEHHHEHNQKSQLIIIAATIVLLVAAWAVENYLELNNWQLLFVYLVPYLLIGHDTLKEGGEGLLHGDAFNEHFLMSIATLGALFIGFLPGAETEYLEAVFVMLFFQIGELFEGYAEGKSRDSIAHLMDLRPDIAHVMNGNEQNDVAPEKVALGSTIIIKPGEKVPLDGIIIEGQSSLNTVALTGESLPREVMADDEVISGCVNTSGLLKVRTTKTFGDSTVSKILNLVENATGQKSKSEAFITRFARIYTPIVVFAALALAIVPPLVSFTIYHSSFSEALYTWVYRALLFLVVSCPCALVISVPLTFFGGIGGASKKGILIKGSQYMDVLAKIHTVVFDKTGTLTRGVFAVSAVHPHDNGEPKTETSRLSPLASQLLHLAAHVEHYSTNPIGAALRAAFPDEASDGCKVTDVEEIAGHGIRACVEGKVVCVGNTRMMDSIGARWHQCHHVGTIIHVAIDGEYAGHIVINDQVKEDSAEAISRLKELGVAKTVMLTGDRKAVGDDVAQHLGVTEAHSELLPADKVAHVERLIQEKPADSYLAFVGDGINDAPVLARADVGIAMGALGSDAAIEAADVVLMDDKPSKIATAIAIARRTLAIARQNVGMAIGIKIAVLILATFGMATMWMAVFADVGVTVLAVLNAMRTLKA, encoded by the coding sequence ATGTCACACGAACATCAACACAACAATGAACATGAATGCTGCTGTCATGAACATCATCATGAGCATGAACATCATCATGAGCACAATCAGAAAAGTCAGCTAATCATAATTGCGGCGACTATAGTGCTACTCGTAGCAGCTTGGGCAGTAGAGAACTATCTGGAACTGAACAATTGGCAGTTGTTGTTTGTTTATCTTGTGCCATACCTACTGATAGGTCATGACACTCTGAAGGAAGGAGGCGAAGGACTGCTCCACGGCGACGCTTTCAACGAACATTTCCTCATGTCAATTGCAACACTCGGCGCACTTTTCATAGGTTTTCTGCCTGGCGCTGAGACAGAATACTTAGAAGCAGTCTTTGTAATGCTGTTCTTCCAGATTGGAGAATTGTTTGAAGGTTATGCTGAAGGCAAGAGTCGCGACAGCATTGCCCACCTGATGGACCTGCGTCCAGACATTGCTCACGTAATGAACGGTAACGAGCAGAACGATGTAGCACCAGAGAAAGTGGCTCTTGGCAGTACCATTATTATTAAGCCTGGCGAGAAAGTGCCTCTTGACGGAATCATTATCGAAGGACAATCGTCGCTCAACACTGTGGCACTGACCGGCGAGAGTCTGCCACGCGAGGTAATGGCTGACGATGAAGTTATTTCGGGCTGTGTCAACACAAGCGGACTGTTAAAAGTAAGAACGACAAAGACCTTTGGTGACAGTACCGTATCAAAGATTCTCAATCTTGTAGAGAACGCTACAGGACAGAAGTCCAAGAGCGAAGCATTCATAACTCGCTTTGCCCGTATCTATACCCCAATCGTGGTGTTCGCTGCATTGGCATTAGCAATAGTACCACCGTTGGTATCATTTACCATTTATCATTCATCATTTAGCGAAGCACTCTACACTTGGGTCTATCGCGCCCTGTTGTTCCTTGTAGTATCATGCCCTTGTGCACTTGTTATCAGCGTGCCCCTTACATTCTTCGGCGGCATAGGCGGTGCCTCAAAAAAAGGCATACTTATCAAAGGATCACAGTACATGGATGTGCTGGCCAAAATCCATACTGTCGTATTCGACAAGACAGGAACGCTAACACGCGGAGTATTCGCCGTAAGTGCTGTTCACCCGCACGATAACGGGGAGCCGAAGACAGAAACATCACGTCTGTCACCACTCGCTTCTCAACTGTTACATCTTGCCGCCCATGTGGAGCACTACTCCACCAACCCCATAGGTGCTGCGCTACGAGCAGCCTTTCCCGATGAAGCCAGTGATGGATGCAAGGTTACAGATGTCGAAGAGATTGCCGGTCATGGCATCCGTGCATGCGTAGAGGGCAAAGTTGTCTGTGTAGGCAACACTCGAATGATGGACAGCATAGGTGCGCGATGGCACCAATGTCATCATGTGGGCACCATAATCCATGTTGCTATCGACGGAGAGTATGCTGGTCATATAGTCATTAATGACCAAGTTAAGGAAGACAGCGCTGAAGCTATCTCCAGACTGAAAGAACTTGGCGTTGCAAAGACGGTGATGCTCACAGGCGATCGTAAAGCCGTGGGCGATGACGTAGCTCAGCATTTAGGAGTGACTGAGGCGCACAGCGAGTTACTGCCTGCCGACAAGGTCGCACATGTAGAGCGTCTCATACAAGAGAAACCTGCCGACAGCTACCTCGCCTTCGTTGGCGATGGCATAAACGATGCGCCAGTATTGGCTCGTGCTGATGTGGGCATTGCTATGGGCGCTTTGGGTAGCGATGCTGCAATAGAAGCTGCCGATGTGGTACTCATGGACGACAAACCATCGAAGATTGCTACTGCCATAGCTATTGCACGACGCACGCTGGCAATAGCACGCCAGAACGTGGGTATGGCTATTGGAATAAAGATTGCGGTACTCATCCTTGCCACCTTCGGAATGGCAACAATGTGGATGGCTGTCTTTGCTGATGTAGGCGTAACAGTACTGGCAGTATTAAATGCAATGAGAACACTGAAGGCTTGA